The following proteins come from a genomic window of Canis aureus isolate CA01 chromosome 3, VMU_Caureus_v.1.0, whole genome shotgun sequence:
- the FNDC10 gene encoding fibronectin type III domain-containing protein 10, with product MRAPPLLLLLAACAPPPRATAAAAPTPPGWEPAADAPWCPYKVLPEGPEAGGGRLCFRSPARGFRCQAPGCAAHASAGRSLRASVLRNRSVLLQWRLAPAEAHRVRAFALNCSWRGAYTRFPCERVLLGASCRDYLLPDVHDGVRYRLCLQPLPLRAEPAAAAAPPEPAAPAECVEFAAEPAGMREIVVAMTAVGGSICVMLVVICLLVAYITENLMHPAFGRPGLRRQP from the coding sequence ATGCGCGccccgccgctgctgctgctgctggccgcctgcgcgccgccgccccgcgccaccgccgccgccgccccgacgCCTCCGGGTTGGGAGCCGGCGGCCGACGCGCCCTGGTGCCCCTACAAGGTGCTGCCCGAGGGCCCCGAGGCGGGCGGCGGACGCCTGTGCTTCCGCAGCCCCGCGCGCGGCTTCCGCTGCCAGGCGCCCGGCTGCGCGGCGCACGCCTCGGCCGGCCGCTCCCTGCGCGCCAGCGTCCTGCGCAACCGTAGCGTGCTGCTGCAGTGGCGCCTGGCGCCGGCCGAGGCGCACCGCGTGCGCGCCTTCGCGCTCAACTGCTCGTGGCGCGGCGCCTACACGCGCTTCCCGTGCGAGCGCGTGCTGCTCGGCGCCTCCTGCCGCGACTACCTGCTGCCCGACGTGCACGACGGCGTGCGCTACCGCCTGTGCCTGCAGCCGCTGCCGCTGCGCGCcgagcccgccgccgccgccgcccccccggagcccgccgcgcccgccgagTGCGTGGAGTTCGCAGCCGAGCCGGCCGGCATGCGGGAGATCGTAGTGGCCATGACGGCGGTGGGCGGCTCCATCTGCGTCATGCTGGTGGTCATCTGCCTGCTCGTGGCCTACATCACCGAGAACCTCATGCACCCAGCTTTCGGGCGCCCCGGCCTGCGCAGGCAGCCCTGA